DNA sequence from the Cohnella herbarum genome:
CTCCCCTGATTTCCATAAGTTTTGATTTTCGTTTTCAGTATAAACTCCCTCGGGAACTCCGTATATTTCACTTCTTCTAGAAAGCTTCTCTTTCGTTTGTCACTTATTAGCCGGTTCATTGCCGGTCCATTTCGCGTGTCCGTTGCGGTATTCTTGAGGCGTAAGACCGGTAAATTTCTTGAAGAAACGCGTAAAATAACCCGCCGTTCCAAAGCCCACGTTCACTGATATCTCGTGAATTTTCCAAGAGGAATCCTCCAGCATTTCCTTGGCCTTCTCGACTCGAAGAGCCGAGATATAATCCGATAAATTGAAACCGGTATATTGTTTGTACATCGTCGATAAGTAGGATGAATTAAGATGGACGAGCTCCGAAAGCCGATCGAGCGACAAGTCGCCGTCCAGATGCTCGCGAACGTGTTGATTCAGCTTGTTAACGATGCGATTCGTTCGTTCGTCAAGCGTCGTCATTCTTCCGGAGAACAAGCCTGCAGCCGCGTCTTTCAGCACTTGCAGCGCGGAATCCTTCTGAACATGGTGACCAAGATTCATAAGCTTGGCCATGATCGCTTCGTTGCCGGTCATTCCGTTGGAAACTTTCGTTAAATGTCCGAGAAGCAATGAGGCCACGGAATAATACGTCTGGGCGTAAAGTCCGAACGCGCTCGGGAGCATAGAGAAAACGACATCCAGCTTTTCGTTGAATTCGTCCTTGCGGCCGGTCTCCAGAGCCGTCTCCAATTCCGCGAGCTTCCGTATCGACAGCGAGTGAGTATATTCCGGCGATTCACCGGCGTCGCATCTTAGAATCAACATCTCGGTGCCCGTCCCGAATCCAAGAATAAGGTTCTTCTTGACCCTGTTGTAGGTTAGGTGAGTTTCCTCCCAACCTGAGGGCTCTCCGGTCGTAACGAGAGACAGCGGCAAGCGAAGAAGTGCCTTCGTCGTGGATTGAATGCTGTCCAACGTACCCGCCGCGAAGGTCAGAGTCTCCTCCCAGGTACGAGCAAGTCCCGGACCCTCCTCTGAATCTCCAGGTTGGATAAGCCATACGAATTGCGAATCGTTTAGCACGATCGACTGAAACCGCGTTTGTCCCAAATACTCTTCCGCGATGTTCTGGATCGCATAGATCAGCAGCGTTTTACCCGACGTTGTCGTATTCTCCGGCCATCGGTCCACTCTGCCCAGCACGAGCAGCACGCGATCGACCGGGGACACCGATAACTCCAGTTCCCGGAAACGGGTTTCCGTGAAGACGAGCGGATTACAAGCGAAGTCGGTCAAGCTCGCGAACCATTCCCTTCTTAGTAGAAGCAGTTCTTGACGAACTTGCTCTTTCGCCCGAAGCATGAACTGATCGTTCTTTGCCTCCTCTTCCAACGCGGCGATGGCGATGCGAATCGCGTGAACGATGGCCTCATCGCCCTCCGTTTTCAGAATATAATCGATCCCGCCTGCCCGTACCGCTTGCTGCAGATAGGAAATATCCCCGATGCCGGTCAGAAAGATAATCTTGCATCTCGGCCAACGGTTCCGAATCCATCGCTGCAATTCCAACCCGTCCATGCCGGGCATGCGAATGTCGCTGAGCACGATGTCCATTTTCGATCGGCTTAACCGATGCATGGCATCTTCGGCGGAATAATCGCTATAGAGATCGAGTTCTAAATCTTCGATATTGGAGAGCATCTCGTATAACCCGTCAACCGTATATGGCTCGTCGTCCACGATAAGCAGTCGGTTCATAGGCCCACCTCTCGAATCGGAATCACGATTTCCACTTTCAAACCGCCCCTCTCCCCTGCTCCTAGGCGAAGTCCGCCCGACTCGCCGTATTTGATCTTAAGCCTGCGATGAACGTTGAGCATGCCCGTGCTTTCGCCCGGTTCGTCTTGCGATTGAAGCTTATTTCGCATCTCCTCCAGCTTGTCCGGAGTCAACTCTTGCCCGTTGTCTTCTACCGAGATAACGAGATGATCCCCGTATACGTCCATCTCCACGTTCAACCACCCGTCCTTCGGTCTTTTCTCGAGCGAATGATTGTATGCGTTCTCAATAATGGGTTGAAGGATAAGTCGC
Encoded proteins:
- a CDS encoding response regulator transcription factor is translated as MNRLLIVDDEPYTVDGLYEMLSNIEDLELDLYSDYSAEDAMHRLSRSKMDIVLSDIRMPGMDGLELQRWIRNRWPRCKIIFLTGIGDISYLQQAVRAGGIDYILKTEGDEAIVHAIRIAIAALEEEAKNDQFMLRAKEQVRQELLLLRREWFASLTDFACNPLVFTETRFRELELSVSPVDRVLLVLGRVDRWPENTTTSGKTLLIYAIQNIAEEYLGQTRFQSIVLNDSQFVWLIQPGDSEEGPGLARTWEETLTFAAGTLDSIQSTTKALLRLPLSLVTTGEPSGWEETHLTYNRVKKNLILGFGTGTEMLILRCDAGESPEYTHSLSIRKLAELETALETGRKDEFNEKLDVVFSMLPSAFGLYAQTYYSVASLLLGHLTKVSNGMTGNEAIMAKLMNLGHHVQKDSALQVLKDAAAGLFSGRMTTLDERTNRIVNKLNQHVREHLDGDLSLDRLSELVHLNSSYLSTMYKQYTGFNLSDYISALRVEKAKEMLEDSSWKIHEISVNVGFGTAGYFTRFFKKFTGLTPQEYRNGHAKWTGNEPANK